One part of the Natronorubrum sediminis genome encodes these proteins:
- a CDS encoding MaoC/PaaZ C-terminal domain-containing protein yields MPVDPVCSMEVPSTDTEATVTHNEETYYFCSQACRNLFEQSPSRYLDEQHPHLSEIDGVTVPRLSSGRARGDFEIDIDDPGSLGVGDRVTFTKAITDDDVRSFAEATSDTNALHLNEEFSEKTRFGSRIAHGTLVSGLISSALACFPGVTIYLSQNLEYNRPVSIGETLTASCEIVETLEGDEYRLTTRIENEAGKLVIHGTATVIIDNLPNTQMGSR; encoded by the coding sequence ATGCCAGTTGATCCCGTCTGCAGTATGGAAGTTCCCAGCACCGATACAGAAGCCACGGTCACTCACAATGAGGAGACCTACTACTTCTGTTCGCAGGCTTGTAGAAACCTGTTCGAACAATCCCCAAGTCGCTATCTCGACGAACAACATCCCCACCTCAGCGAAATCGACGGTGTGACGGTTCCCCGTCTCTCGTCGGGTCGAGCGAGAGGCGATTTCGAGATCGACATCGACGACCCAGGATCGTTAGGCGTTGGCGATCGCGTCACGTTCACCAAGGCTATCACCGACGACGACGTTCGCAGCTTCGCCGAAGCGACCAGCGACACGAACGCCCTCCACCTCAACGAGGAGTTTAGCGAGAAAACACGCTTCGGTAGCCGTATTGCCCACGGAACGCTCGTCTCGGGGTTGATCAGTTCTGCTCTCGCTTGCTTCCCGGGGGTAACGATCTACCTTTCGCAGAACCTCGAATACAATCGTCCCGTCAGTATCGGTGAGACGCTGACTGCCAGCTGCGAGATCGTCGAAACCCTCGAAGGCGACGAGTATCGGCTCACGACTCGTATCGAAAACGAAGCAGGAAAACTCGTGATACACGGCACGGCGACTGTTATTATTGATAATCTTCCAAATACTCAGATGGGATCTCGTTAA
- a CDS encoding permease: protein MISSILSTVGDALWTTGYFLWQSLWALLFGFMLSGAIQAFVSKEGMVNYMGDGSPRSIFYASAFGFASTSCSFGDIAATKTLFKKGAHIIPAVAFLIASTNFVIALTFLIWALLGWEFALAQAVGAPIMIVTAVILTHFLIPYDKAAEVRDRLVREEQPVVTDPVCKMRMNRENALAVEFKNETVHFCSDQCKSLFEQNPDTHTTSWREKITSLNGWVEAANQTRRDVKMLGNPLLAGFFIAGFAATVIPDWAWEAFFGAGGEGFTEVLYSSAVGPLVSLVAFVGSMGNIPLAAVLWGSGFLFAGVIAYIYADLIVPQLIHIYRQIFGSKIGNRLTLILYVSMATAGFTVYYLFATLDLIPEAAVADPGAGIAVFGVDPILIMNALFILIGLAFVGLVVRGRKAAPGDRDVEDPVTGTELTVKNADYCTVYDESIYYFESDQSREQFLQSPEAYL, encoded by the coding sequence ATGATCTCATCCATCCTCTCGACCGTGGGGGACGCACTCTGGACGACTGGCTACTTCCTCTGGCAGTCGCTGTGGGCCCTTCTATTCGGGTTCATGTTATCCGGAGCGATACAGGCATTTGTCTCCAAGGAAGGGATGGTCAATTACATGGGCGATGGGAGTCCAAGATCGATTTTCTACGCATCGGCGTTCGGGTTTGCTTCGACATCTTGTTCGTTCGGGGATATCGCAGCGACGAAAACCCTCTTCAAGAAAGGTGCGCACATCATTCCCGCTGTCGCCTTCTTAATTGCCTCGACGAATTTCGTGATTGCACTCACGTTCCTCATCTGGGCGCTCCTCGGGTGGGAGTTCGCACTCGCACAGGCAGTCGGTGCGCCGATCATGATCGTAACTGCGGTGATACTCACGCATTTCCTGATTCCGTACGATAAGGCCGCCGAAGTGAGGGACCGCCTCGTGAGAGAGGAGCAACCCGTCGTCACTGACCCCGTTTGCAAGATGCGGATGAACCGTGAGAATGCCCTCGCCGTCGAATTTAAAAACGAAACCGTCCACTTCTGTTCGGACCAATGTAAATCGCTCTTCGAACAGAATCCAGACACGCACACGACGTCTTGGAGGGAGAAAATCACGTCGCTGAACGGCTGGGTGGAAGCCGCGAATCAAACCCGTAGAGACGTTAAAATGCTCGGAAACCCCCTCTTAGCAGGATTCTTCATCGCTGGATTTGCCGCGACAGTGATTCCCGATTGGGCGTGGGAGGCCTTCTTTGGAGCAGGTGGTGAGGGTTTCACGGAAGTGCTCTACAGTAGTGCGGTCGGACCGCTGGTATCGCTCGTAGCGTTCGTCGGCTCAATGGGTAATATCCCGCTCGCTGCGGTACTGTGGGGGTCAGGATTCCTCTTCGCTGGCGTCATCGCGTATATTTATGCGGATCTGATCGTTCCACAGCTCATCCACATCTACCGACAAATCTTTGGATCGAAAATCGGCAATCGCTTGACGCTCATCCTATACGTTTCGATGGCGACGGCTGGATTCACGGTGTACTACCTGTTCGCAACGCTCGATCTGATACCGGAGGCAGCTGTTGCTGACCCCGGTGCTGGTATCGCGGTGTTTGGTGTGGATCCGATACTCATTATGAACGCACTCTTCATTCTGATCGGGCTCGCGTTCGTCGGTCTGGTCGTCCGGGGTCGCAAAGCGGCACCCGGTGATCGAGACGTCGAAGATCCAGTTACGGGGACGGAACTCACTGTGAAGAACGCGGATTACTGTACCGTGTATGACGAGTCGATCTACTACTTCGAGAGCGACCAGTCACGGGAACAGTTCTTGCAATCTCCAGAGGCCTATCTCTAA
- a CDS encoding SHOCT domain-containing protein — MATEDSLVRTIVIVVAAIVLVPMLMMALMMPMMGLWGGGHMWNGGMWDGTGTTWMWVIMSVIPLLVILGIGYLLYSVFRRSESRGTDPALEELRAAYARGDISDEEFEQRRERLERER, encoded by the coding sequence ATGGCAACCGAAGACTCCCTCGTTCGAACGATCGTAATCGTCGTCGCTGCAATCGTACTCGTTCCCATGCTGATGATGGCACTCATGATGCCGATGATGGGCCTGTGGGGTGGGGGACATATGTGGAACGGCGGGATGTGGGATGGAACCGGAACCACGTGGATGTGGGTCATCATGTCGGTCATTCCACTACTCGTGATTCTTGGAATTGGATATCTGCTCTACAGTGTCTTTCGCCGGTCAGAATCACGTGGGACAGATCCAGCGCTCGAAGAGCTACGAGCGGCATACGCCCGCGGCGACATTTCCGATGAAGAATTTGAGCAACGCCGCGAGCGTCTAGAACGAGAGCGATAA
- a CDS encoding ABC transporter permease — protein sequence MSSRRATTMFRISFRETARNYVLVGLLIVLPIAFITVAFAVTQDAQMPIELPINGETQVVMRGLPEVHGVAMTPLTSTIIAGIVGLLLMQDARNVDGRLVLAGYRAREVIFARLGTLGVLVALVTAVTVGVMAYDVMPEQPTLFVLAIFVVTLLYGLVGMLLGVVFDRVAGLWTILVVSMLDIGLFQSPLFPMGDDAWWVKTLPGHHPMEVVFDAGLTTQPDTLVHLGWALVYLFLVGAAAVLLFYRLTGRQRTSALQVIR from the coding sequence ATGAGCAGTCGTCGCGCTACAACGATGTTCCGTATCAGCTTCCGGGAAACCGCTCGCAACTACGTACTCGTCGGGTTGCTGATCGTGCTCCCGATCGCATTCATCACCGTCGCGTTCGCCGTCACGCAAGACGCACAGATGCCGATCGAGCTCCCGATCAACGGGGAAACGCAAGTCGTCATGCGAGGCCTTCCGGAGGTTCACGGTGTTGCGATGACGCCGCTCACGAGCACCATCATCGCGGGGATCGTCGGATTGTTACTCATGCAAGATGCACGGAACGTCGATGGTCGGCTGGTGTTAGCGGGCTACCGGGCGCGTGAGGTGATCTTCGCTCGTCTCGGAACCCTCGGCGTACTAGTGGCACTGGTGACGGCGGTCACCGTGGGAGTCATGGCCTACGACGTGATGCCCGAACAACCGACGTTGTTCGTCCTCGCTATATTCGTGGTAACGCTACTGTACGGGCTCGTAGGGATGTTGCTCGGTGTCGTCTTCGATAGGGTGGCCGGCCTGTGGACGATCCTCGTCGTCTCGATGCTCGATATCGGCCTCTTTCAATCACCGCTCTTTCCGATGGGCGACGACGCGTGGTGGGTGAAAACCCTTCCCGGACACCATCCGATGGAAGTCGTCTTCGACGCAGGCCTCACTACACAGCCAGATACGCTCGTCCATCTGGGGTGGGCACTCGTGTATCTCTTTCTCGTTGGGGCGGCAGCAGTCCTACTCTTCTATCGGCTTACTGGAAGACAACGAACGTCCGCTCTTCAGGTGATTCGATGA